The following DNA comes from Saccharomyces mikatae IFO 1815 strain IFO1815 genome assembly, chromosome: 8.
GATAAACCAAGAACATTCACTGCAGTAATAGTTGATaaaccttttctttatgtTGCTTTCATAGGATATTTACAAGATACTCCCTATAACgtaaaaaaattacatgtcatacaaaaaaaaatgaaaatgaatttgaaagtaaTTAAAATTGACAGGctatttgattttcttatcCTTTAGTTTTATCGTTTCACCATTAACATATATTCCTTTACCCTTATACGGTTCTGGTGGGTGAAATTTCCTCAATTTGGCAGCAAAGAGAAGAACTTGTTGTTTATCACATCCTTCAACAATCAGAGATGTAGGAGCAGGTGATTTGACAACAATACCTTCAGGAACATTCAACCCTTGTTTGATAGATGCACCAACTTTAACATTGACAAATTTCCCATCATTCTCTAATTGGGCCCTATAACCTGTCCCTACAAATCTAAGAACGGCAAGATGTCCCTCAGTAACACCAATGATATGGTTGTTTATAAGCGATCTTACTGTACCCCACATGGAACGCTGATGCTTATCCTCTGAATTCTGGACCACAACGTTCATTTTACCATGCTTTTCATCTCTGTCCAACTCCAAAAAATCGGGTACCTCCATGGAAAGTTTTCCCTTGGGACCCGTAACTATAATATTTTGTGATATATTCAGTGATGTTCTACCCTTTCTAATAATCCTGGGTATGGGCAATGCACTTATCGAAATTTGAACTCCAGGCAATATATAAAGTGGTGAAGATCCCACTTGAGAGCGTAGAAAAACTGTCTGAGACAGTAGTCTTTTCTGAACGAACGACATCGGCCCACCTAAATCCCTATATTAAGATTTTATGACCCTATTATGTGATCATCAATTATTCTATACTACTTGATTTTCCTCCTCTATAACCATATTGTCTCCTCCCATTTCcgctttatttttgattacCCTCTACTTTTTcagtgaaattttttttcacaatcATAAGCTCATCGCATAGaaaattcttttgaacATTCAATCATCTGAATGATTTAGATTATTCtaaataaacaaacaaaGGCGAAGCATACTAGACACGATATCAATTAATCATGGTTAGAAAACTAAAGCATCATGAAcagaaacttttgaagaaggtaGACTTCCTTGAGTGGAAGCAGGACCAAGGTCATCGTGACACTCAGGTTATGAGAACATATCATATTCAAAATCGTGAAGATTATCATAAATATAACAGAATATGCGGTGACATTCGTCGTCTCGCCAACAAATTATCATTGCTACCTCCCACTGATCCGTTTCGTCGCAAGCACGAGCAGTTACTACTAGACAAGCTATATGCCATGGGTGTCATGACAACAAAATCCAAGATATCTGATCTGGAAAATAAAGTTACTGTTAGTGCCATATGTAGGAGACGATTACCTGTGATAATGCACCGATTAAAAATGGCAGAAACTATACAGGACGCAGTTAAGTTCATCGAACAAGGTCATGTTCGTGTAGGTCCAAACTTGATCAACGATCCGGCCTATCTCGTAACAAGAAATATGGAGGACTACGTCACTTGGGTTGATAACTctaaaataaagaaaacattgcTGAGATACAGAAAcaaaattgatgattt
Coding sequences within:
- the MRPL6 gene encoding mitochondrial 54S ribosomal protein uL6m (similar to Saccharomyces cerevisiae MRPL6 (YHR147C); ancestral locus Anc_5.109): MSFVQKRLLSQTVFLRSQVGSSPLYILPGVQISISALPIPRIIRKGRTSLNISQNIIVTGPKGKLSMEVPDFLELDRDEKHGKMNVVVQNSEDKHQRSMWGTVRSLINNHIIGVTEGHLAVLRFVGTGYRAQLENDGKFVNVKVGASIKQGLNVPEGIVVKSPAPTSLIVEGCDKQQVLLFAAKLRKFHPPEPYKGKGIYVNGETIKLKDKKIK
- the IMP3 gene encoding snoRNA-binding rRNA-processing protein IMP3 (similar to Saccharomyces cerevisiae IMP3 (YHR148W); ancestral locus Anc_5.108), with translation MVRKLKHHEQKLLKKVDFLEWKQDQGHRDTQVMRTYHIQNREDYHKYNRICGDIRRLANKLSLLPPTDPFRRKHEQLLLDKLYAMGVMTTKSKISDLENKVTVSAICRRRLPVIMHRLKMAETIQDAVKFIEQGHVRVGPNLINDPAYLVTRNMEDYVTWVDNSKIKKTLLRYRNKIDDFDFS